The Haloprofundus salinisoli genome includes a region encoding these proteins:
- a CDS encoding ParA family protein: MLAYSTYSEAGGVGKTTTAANLAVAHARAGLKPLVVPLDPQDGDLSRLFGVDDQRTESVDNLVRHMIRRPKGEFEDLIRTVEGVDIVPEHNMLSDLSEYLQREKDQSEAMGEAFGVHAQLLRVLREANVPDEYDVLICDPPATEGPHLYNAIHATRSLVIPVEPSAKGRAAVEGLEALVAGFEEQLDIDVGVLAAVPVAFKDTRDQRTVLNEIDYAIPEVIGERASLMEGCWMQQCSAFTYVREHRDRDREYELETLAQFDRLARHLEETVGIEAPNPPEPGDLTHEVPLP; encoded by the coding sequence TCGACGTACAGTGAAGCTGGCGGGGTGGGAAAAACCACGACCGCGGCAAACTTGGCAGTCGCGCACGCGCGTGCGGGACTCAAACCACTCGTCGTCCCACTTGACCCCCAGGACGGTGACCTCTCTCGACTCTTCGGCGTCGACGACCAGCGAACCGAGTCGGTGGACAATCTCGTTCGACACATGATCCGCCGTCCGAAGGGCGAGTTCGAGGATCTGATTCGGACAGTCGAAGGCGTCGACATCGTTCCCGAACACAATATGCTCTCGGACCTCTCGGAGTACCTCCAGCGAGAGAAAGACCAATCGGAGGCAATGGGCGAAGCGTTCGGCGTCCACGCGCAACTACTTCGCGTTCTCCGTGAGGCAAACGTTCCCGACGAGTACGACGTACTCATCTGCGACCCTCCTGCGACGGAGGGGCCACATCTCTATAACGCGATTCACGCCACTCGGTCGCTCGTCATTCCCGTCGAACCGAGTGCCAAAGGGCGGGCGGCGGTTGAAGGGTTGGAAGCGCTCGTCGCCGGTTTCGAAGAACAACTCGACATCGACGTCGGCGTACTCGCTGCCGTTCCTGTCGCGTTCAAGGATACCCGAGACCAGCGTACCGTTCTCAATGAGATCGACTACGCGATCCCGGAGGTTATCGGCGAGCGGGCATCGTTGATGGAAGGTTGCTGGATGCAGCAGTGTTCGGCGTTCACCTACGTCCGCGAACACCGCGATCGCGACCGAGAGTATGAACTGGAGACGCTCGCGCAGTTCGACCGGCTCGCACGTCACCTGGAGGAAACAGTCGGTATCGAAGCCCCAAACCCT